Proteins encoded by one window of Cylindrospermum stagnale PCC 7417:
- a CDS encoding manganese catalase family protein, whose product MFFHKKEPIHSVKVSEANPRFAQLLLEQFGGATGELSAALQYWVQSFHVENAGIRDMLQDIAIEEFGHLEMVGKLIEAHTKNTDQTEAYKSTLFAVRGIGPHFLDSQGNAWTANYLNEGGDVVRDLRANLAAEAGARQTYEALIKLASDEGTKETLVHLLTREISHTQMFMKALDSLGKLTDPFFGNVQPDETVALYYNLSTNGNGKDERGPWNSEPTFKYIANPLENRS is encoded by the coding sequence ATGTTTTTTCACAAAAAAGAACCGATTCATTCAGTCAAAGTTAGTGAAGCAAACCCCCGTTTTGCTCAGTTACTTCTAGAGCAGTTTGGTGGAGCGACTGGAGAGCTATCAGCGGCTCTGCAATACTGGGTGCAATCGTTTCATGTCGAGAATGCAGGAATTCGCGATATGCTTCAAGATATTGCTATCGAGGAATTTGGGCATTTAGAGATGGTGGGTAAGCTCATCGAAGCTCATACCAAAAATACCGACCAAACAGAGGCTTACAAAAGTACTCTCTTTGCTGTTCGCGGTATTGGCCCCCATTTTCTTGATAGTCAAGGTAATGCTTGGACTGCAAATTACCTGAATGAAGGTGGAGATGTAGTGCGTGATTTACGTGCTAATCTAGCGGCAGAAGCTGGCGCTCGTCAAACTTATGAAGCGTTGATTAAGCTAGCCTCAGATGAGGGAACTAAAGAGACTTTGGTTCATTTATTAACGCGAGAGATTTCTCATACTCAGATGTTTATGAAGGCTCTAGATTCGTTGGGTAAGTTGACTGATCCCTTCTTTGGCAATGTTCAACCTGACGAAACTGTTGCACTTTACTACAACCTATCTACCAACGGAAATGGTAAAGATGAGCGTGGCCCTTGGAATTCTGAGCCAACATTTAAATATATTGCTAACCCCTTAGAAAATCGCTCTTAA